The following nucleotide sequence is from Tardiphaga alba.
GCGCGCTCGCCGAGGCCAGCGCGAGATGCGCGGCCGCGGCACCGCCGGTAATGCTGCGCGCTTCCGCCACCGCCACGAACAGCCTGAGATCGACCAGATCGAAATGCATCGGGGTCTCCAGCCTTCGTCATAGCCGAAGGCAATCTCCGTAATCTCCAGATTGTGCCGGCGCCTGCGATCGGTCAATGTGTCGCACCATGATCGACACAATGCTCATTCTGATTGCCGCCGTGTTCGCGCTCGCAGGCTTCGTCAAAGGCGTCATCGGCCTCGGCCTGCCCACCGTATCGATGGGGCTGCTCGCCACCACCATGACGCCGGTGCAGGCGCTGACCATCGTTATCGTGCCCGCCATCGTCACCAATATCTGGCAGACCTTTGCCGGTCCCTATCTGCGCGACATCATCCGCCGGCTCTGGCCGCTCTTGATCACCACCGCCATTGCGATCTGGTTCAGCGGCGGCCTGATGACCGGGCCCTACGCGAAATATGGCGCCATCGTTCTCGGCGTGCTGCTGGTGATCTATGCGGTGGTGACGCTGGTGAAATTCCAGTTCAAGACGGCGCCGAAGGACGAGAAATGGGTGGGCGGCATCGTCGGCGCGATCACCGGCGTGGTCTCGGCGGCCACCGGCGTGCAGGTGATCCCCTCGATGCCGTTCATGCAGTCGATCGGCATGGAGAAGAACGAACTGGTGCAGGCGCTCGGCCTCTATTTCACCGTGGCGACGGTGGCGCAGGCCTTCAATCTCACCAGTGCCGGCCTGCTGACGGCGGCCACTGCGGTGCCCGGCATCGTCGCCATGGTCACCGCCTTTGCCGGCATGTTCCTCGGCCAGGCCGTGCGCGACCGGATGGCGCCGGAGCAATTCCGCCGCTGGTTCCTGATCGCGATGCTGCTGCTCGGGATTTATCTGGCGGTGAGTGCGACATTGGCTGTGATGAAGTGAGGAGCCGCAGCGTTTACCGCGCTTCCAGCAGCGCCACGCGAATGCCGAGATAGATGAACACACCGCCGAGCGCGCGGTTGATCCACACCAGCGCCTTGCCGGACTGGCGCACTCGCCGCGCAGCCCGGGCGGCAAACACAGCGACGCCGAGACACCACGCCATGCCGGTGCCGATGAACATCATGCCGAGCGTCATGAAGGCCAAGGCCTTGTGAGGTGCTTCCGCATCGACGAATTGCGGCAGGAAGGCGAGAAAGAACAGTGCGACTTTCGGATTCAGCGCATTGGTGAGCGCGCCCTGCCAGAACACATGCGAGAGCCGGATCGCAGGCTTCTCCCTATTCTCCTGCAGCAGATCGGCCGGCGCCTTCCAGCGCAGCATCTGGATGCCGCTATAGAGCAGATAGGCCGCGCCCACCCACTTCACGACCGTGAAGGCCGTGGATGATGCCGCGAGCAGCGCCGACAGGCCGATTGCCGCTGCGAGGACATGGACCAGGCAACCGGCACAGATGCCCAGCACCGCCGTCACCCCGCCGCGCCATCCGATCTGCACGCTGCGCCCGATGATGTAGGCCGTATCCGGGCCGGGCGTGATATTGAGCAGCAGGCCGGAAAGAACGAACAGCCAGATATCGTGAATGCCGAGCATGAATAAGCTTTCCTATGAAACCCAACTTGTCGTCGCCCGGCCGCGCGCAATTGCGCGCTAGGACCGGGCGATCCAGTAAACACAGCTGTCGCTGTCTACTGGATCACCCGCTTTCGCGGGTGATGACAGCGAGCGCATTACTTAAACAACGGCGTCCCCGGCACGAAGGCATCGAACGCCGCCCAGAATTGCTGACGGTAGCGGTCCTGCTCCTGCAGTATCTCGTGCTGCGCGCCGGCGATGACGAGATGCGAGCCGGCCCGCAGATGATAGGCGAATTCCTCGATCGCCGGCGTCGATACCACCTGGTCGTGGCTCGCCGCCAGCATCAGGATCGGCTGGCGGATATCGACGGGATAGCGCGTCGCGCGAAAGCCGTGCATGGCGCGGATCGCCGTATCGGCCCAGGCGATGGTGGGCGAGCCGATGCCGAGGGTCGGATCTTCCTGCAGGATCGCGGCATTGCGCGCATAGCGCACGGGATCGCTGGTGAGCTTGTTGTTGGGAAAGGACGACGTGCCGACCAGATCGCCATTGCCGCCGGGCACGTAATTGCCGCCCTGCCCGGTCCAGCGCATGAATCGTAGCAACAGCCGCGCCGGCAGCGAGGTGGAGCGGCCGGGCAAATCGATCATCGGCGCTGACAGCACCATGCGATCGAACCAGCGCTTGCCCGCATGTGCGACGCGCAGCATCACCGCGCCGCCCATGGAATGCGCCAGCGCGTAGTAAGGCGGCGGACAATCCGGCATCACCACCTGCTGCAGGAAGGCTTCGACATCGATCTCGAAATCCGAGAAATTCCGCACATAGCCCTTACGCCCATCGCGCAGCCGCCGCGCCGAATGGCCCTGCCCGCGCCAGTCGATCATCGCCACGGCAAAGCCGCGGTCGCGCAGGTCGCGCACCGTCTCGAAGTATTTTTCGATATATTCGCCGCGGCCGGTGAAAACGCAGACCGTGCCTTTATGCCCGGCCGGCGGCGCCCAGCGCGCGAAGCGCAGCTCGACCCCATCGGGAGTTTTGATCGTGCCGGACGTGGCGCCTTCGGGGACCGGATTGGCGGGGATCGAGACGAGCGTCATGCGGGACCGGCTAGGTGAAAAAGACTGGTTTTCAAGAGCCCGGAAGGCGCCGGCGAGATTCTTTCGCCGCCCTTGCAGGCCGCAACACCCCTCCCATATCACCTTCATGCAGGCCTCTCTAGGCTGCATGTGACGAAAGCCCGGCCCGATTGGCGGGCGGGTTCATTCATCAGTCGCTCAATGGAGGACTACCCTATGCGTACCTATGATCTCACCCCGTTTTATCGTTCCACCGTCGGCTTCGATCGCCTGTTCAACCTGCTGGACCAGACCACGGCTGAAACCGCGTCGGGCTATCCGCCCTACAATATCGAACGCCTCGGCGAGAACGACTACCGCATCAGCGTCGCCGTCTCCGGCTTTGCGCAGAACGAGCTCACCATCGTCGCAAAGGAAAACACGCTGACGATCAAGGGCGAGAAGGCTGCCAACGAGAACGGTAACAAGGCTGAAGTCCTCTATCGCGGCATCGCCGCCCGCGCCTTCGAGCGTGCCTTCCAGCTCGCCGACTTCGTGCAGGTGAAAAACGCCTCGCTCGAAAACGGCCTGCTCCATGTGGACCTCGTGCGCGAGATCCCCGAAGCCGCGAAACCGCGCAGCATCCCGATTTCCACCAGCGCCGTTGGTTCGCCGCAGGTGGTCGACGGCTCGGCCGAGAAAGTCGCCGCGTAATGGCGATTGCGTAAAGTGTAGTAAGTGTAACTGTGTGCGCAGAGCGCCCCGGAGCAATCCGGGGCGTTTCTGTTTTTACCGGCGCCCTCGCATTCCTGTGAACATCCGTGATCGCGTCCCGCGTAACATCCCGACGCGCCGCATCGAACTTCCGACATTGCAGACACGCCGTCTCAACCCCATCAGGAATTCATGCGATGACCCCCATTCGGATACTGACTGCGCTCGCCATGAGCGCCTTGACCGCAATTTTCACTGCCCCCGCAGCCGAAGCACAAACGGCTCCCGTCAAAGCCAAGAATGTTGTGCTGATCCACGGCGCCTGGGCTGATGGATCGAGCTGGGGCGAGGTCATTCCGCTGCTGCAGAAGGCTGGATTGCATGCCACTGCGGTTCAGAACCCGCTGTCGTCCCTTGCGGATTCCAATGCCGCGGCGAAGCGTGCGCTGGCCTTGCAGGACGGGCCCACGGTGCTGGTCGGGCATTCCTGGGGTGGCACTGTCGTCAGCGATGTCGGGATCGATCCCAAGGTCTCGGCGCTCGTCTATGTCGCGGCCCGCGCGCCCGATGCGGACGAGGATTTTGTCGCACTGTCCGGCAAGTTTCCCACCGGCCCCGTGCGCGCCGGCATCCAGACCCACGATGGTTACACGCTGCTGTCTGAACAGGCTTTCCTGAAAGACTTCGCCAATGGCGTCGAGCCGACCAAGGCAAAAGTGCTGTTCGCCGAACAGGGCGACACAGCCGCGAGCATCTTTGCCGGCCGCACCAGTGCAGCGGCCTGGCATAACAAGCCGTCTTTCTACGCAGTCGCCAAGCAGGACCGCACCATCAATCCCGATCTCGAACGTTTTCTCGCCAAGCGCATGAACGCCACCACCGTCGAGATCGATGGCGGTCATCTCATCATGGTCTCGCATGCCCGCCAGGTCGCCAACCTGATTCTGCAGGCGGCCGGCGTGACGGTGCCTGGCAGCAAGACGGCGATGAAGAAGTAAGGAACTTCGCGTAGCTCGCAGCGACGCTCGGATATTCCCTCCCCCAAGCGGCGCAGCCGCGCCGTGGGGAGGGTGGCCGGCCCACTTGGCCGGACGGGTGGGGTGCTTCCACAAACTCCGACGTCACGTGGGGATAGACCCCACCCGGCGCTACGCGCCACCCTCCCCATTCGCTTCGCTCCGGGGAGGGAGGCCATTGGCTTCGGCGCTCTTACTCCAGCCCCTTCACCACCGCCGGCTTCTCTTCCGTCGCCGCAGGCGTTTCGGGCTTTGCTTCCACCACGGGCGAAGTAGCGATCGGAGGCGTCTCTTTCGTCTCGGCGGCGGGAGCCACCGGTGCAGCTTCCGGCGCTGCGGCCTCGGCCGGCTTCGGCTCCGTCACCGCCGACTGCTGAACCGGCGCAGGTGCCGGCGTTGCCGCTGGCTCCGCAGGCTTCTCAGCAATCGGCTTGTCGATCACCGGCGGCTTTTCCACCACGACCGGCTTGGCCGGTGTCGCGACGGCCTTCACCGGCGGAGCCTTGGGCAGCGGGACGGTTGCCGTCTGGCTCGCCACTTTCTGCTTCGGTGCCGGCGCAGCGGCCGGTGCGTTGGCAGTTTTCGGATCGAAAGGCGGACGGCGATATTGCGGTAGTTCCGGCAGGGCCGCCTGGGGGCCGTAGCGCGACACCACTTCCTCATTCATGCGGTCGCCCATCTGATAGGCCGGCATGAAGCGGAGAATGCGGCCGGTCCGGGCGTCGATCACCATTCGCCCGTCCTCGCCCCGGCGATCGACGGCGGCCACGGTATAAACGAGCCCGCGCTGCTGCGGCGCGCCCAGCGGCGAGAAGCCGGCTTCGCGGATGACCGCGTAGATCTCATGCGGCGGTAGGACCGATGGCGCGTAGCCATCACCGTAACGCGGACCAGGTACGTAAATCCGCGGCGGCATCGCCGCATAAGGTCCGGGTTCCTCGAAATCCGAGACCCGCACGTCGCCCCGCATCGGCGGCAGGACCTGAGCCTGCGCGGCGCTGGCCAGCGCAAGGCCGGTCGCAGCCAGACATCCCACAATGAATTTCATCGCATGCTCCTTCGACGCCCCCGCGCCCGGAGAAAATCGAGCTTTTTGAACCCAAACTGGCGTCCGTCGCCGCCCGGCGGAGCTCCCCTGCCTCAGGCGTTAACGGACGAACGCAACCTCGTAGGGGATTTCGGCAGCCAAAGGGCGGCATCGCGGCGCCTTCGTGTGAGATTTCCGCCGCCCGGACCTGCGAGCTAGGGCAATTTGCCATGCGCTGTTGCATTGCGGCGGCGGACTTCCCTGCGCTTGTGTGCTAGATAAAAGTTTGGCAAGGTGATGGTTAGGACAGCATCACTGTCGCAATTTTTTGTGGCAGAACCCGCATAGGGGCTGCGACATAAGCGAGCGCTGCCGTTAAAGAGGCGCTTGTTAAGGCAGGATATGGGGCGGCCACCGGGGACGGCGGGTTGCCACCAGTCTTAATTCTGAAAACCAGGCTCGCTAAAGGCGCGAGCGGCAGCCCGACACGGGTTCCGCTGATGTCAAAGGTGCGCCGACAAGGGTGGCAGAGCCCCGACTGGGGCTGAGAGGACGAAGATGAGCGGATCAGAGCACGAGCGCCAATTGATCGAAACCGGCACGCATTCGGCGGCCCCGGCTATCAAATCGGCTCACGTGAAAGATACCGCAATCAAACCTGAGCTGCACACTTACCGTCCGCCGGCGCTGGGCCTGTATGACCCGTCGAAGGAAAAGGACGCCTGCGGCGTCGGTTTCATCGCCAACATCAAGGGCGCGAAGTCGCACAAGATCGTCTCGGACGCGATCAACATTCTCTGCAATCTCGAGCATCGCGGCGCCACCGGCGCGGATCCGCGCTTCGGCGACGGCGCGGGCATTCTCGTGCAGATCCCGCACAAGTTCTTCGCCCGCAAGGCGACGGAACTCGGCTTCGAGCTGCCTGAGCCCGACCAATATGCCGTCGGCGCGCTGTTCATGCCGCGCGACGTGCCGTGGCGCAAGGTGCTGCAGGGCATCATCGGCGACCAGATCAAGGCCGAGGGCCTGAAGCTGCTCGGCTGGCGCGAAGTGCCGACCGACAATTCGTCGCTCGGCGAGAGCGTGAAGCCGACCGAACCGACCGTCATGCAGGTCTTCATCGGCATCGGCAAAGCCAAGATCAAGGACGCCGACGACTTCGAGCGCCGCCTCTATATCCTGCGCAAGTCGATCTCGCAGGCGATCTATTCGCGCCGCGAGCGCGGATTGTCGGGCTATTACTGCTGCTCGCTGTCGTGCCGCACCACGATCTACAAGGGCATGTTCCTGGCCGACCAGCTCGGCAGCTATTATGCCGACCTGCATGAAGCGGATTTCGAGTCCGCGCTGGCCCTGGTGCATCAGCGCTTCTCGACCAACACCTTCCCGACCTGGTCGCTGGCGCATCCGTTCCGCATGGTCGCGCATAACGGCGAAATCAACACGCTGCGCGGCAACACCAACTGGATGGCCGCACGCCAGGCCTCGGTGGAATCAGAGCTGTTCGGCAAGGATATCAGCCGCCTCTGGCCGATCTCCTATGAAGGCCAGTCGGACACTGCCTGCTTCGACAACGCGCTCGAATTCCTTGTGCAGGGCGGTTACTCGCTCGCGCATGCGGTGATGATGATGATTCCGGAAGCGTGGGCCGGCAATCCGCTGATGGATGAGCAGCGCCGCGCCTTCTACGAATATCATGCGGCACTGATGGAGCCGTGGGACGGCCCGGCTGCGCTGGCCTTCACCGACGGTCGCCAGATCGGCGCGACGCTGGACCGTAACGGCCTGCGTCCGGCCCGCTATCTCGTCACCAAGGACGATCGCATCGTCATGGCGTCGGAAATGGGCGTGCTCGACATTCCGGAAGAGGATATCATCACCAAGTGGCGCCTGCAGCCCGGCAAGATGCTGCTGGTCGATCTCGAGGAAGGTCGCCTGATCCCGGACGAAGAGATCAAGGCCGAACTCGCTGCCAGCCATCCCTATGCGCAGTGGCTGCAGAACACCCAGATGCGCCTGGAAACACTGCCCGACGCGCCGTCGACGGGCCAGCGCTCGAACCTGCCGCTGCTCGCGCGCCAGCAGGCTTTCGGCTACACCCAGGAAGACATCACCATCCTGATGACGCCGATGGCGTCGCAGGGCGAGGAAGCCGCCGGCTCCATGGGCACCGACACGCCGATCTCGGCGCTGTCAAACAAGCCGAAGCCGCTCTACACCTATTTCAAGCAGAACTTCGCGCAGGTCACCAACCCGCCGATCGATCCGATCCGTGAGGAGCTCGTGATGAGCCTCGTCTCGATCATCGGTCCGCGGCCGAACCTGCTCGACCATGAAGGCGTCGCCACCACCAAGCGTCTCGAAGTCCGTCAGCCCATCCTGACCGACCAGGATCTCGAAAAGATCCGC
It contains:
- a CDS encoding alpha/beta fold hydrolase — protein: MSALTAIFTAPAAEAQTAPVKAKNVVLIHGAWADGSSWGEVIPLLQKAGLHATAVQNPLSSLADSNAAAKRALALQDGPTVLVGHSWGGTVVSDVGIDPKVSALVYVAARAPDADEDFVALSGKFPTGPVRAGIQTHDGYTLLSEQAFLKDFANGVEPTKAKVLFAEQGDTAASIFAGRTSAAAWHNKPSFYAVAKQDRTINPDLERFLAKRMNATTVEIDGGHLIMVSHARQVANLILQAAGVTVPGSKTAMKK
- a CDS encoding alpha/beta fold hydrolase — encoded protein: MTLVSIPANPVPEGATSGTIKTPDGVELRFARWAPPAGHKGTVCVFTGRGEYIEKYFETVRDLRDRGFAVAMIDWRGQGHSARRLRDGRKGYVRNFSDFEIDVEAFLQQVVMPDCPPPYYALAHSMGGAVMLRVAHAGKRWFDRMVLSAPMIDLPGRSTSLPARLLLRFMRWTGQGGNYVPGGNGDLVGTSSFPNNKLTSDPVRYARNAAILQEDPTLGIGSPTIAWADTAIRAMHGFRATRYPVDIRQPILMLAASHDQVVSTPAIEEFAYHLRAGSHLVIAGAQHEILQEQDRYRQQFWAAFDAFVPGTPLFK
- a CDS encoding LysE family translocator, producing MLGIHDIWLFVLSGLLLNITPGPDTAYIIGRSVQIGWRGGVTAVLGICAGCLVHVLAAAIGLSALLAASSTAFTVVKWVGAAYLLYSGIQMLRWKAPADLLQENREKPAIRLSHVFWQGALTNALNPKVALFFLAFLPQFVDAEAPHKALAFMTLGMMFIGTGMAWCLGVAVFAARAARRVRQSGKALVWINRALGGVFIYLGIRVALLEAR
- a CDS encoding sulfite exporter TauE/SafE family protein produces the protein MIDTMLILIAAVFALAGFVKGVIGLGLPTVSMGLLATTMTPVQALTIVIVPAIVTNIWQTFAGPYLRDIIRRLWPLLITTAIAIWFSGGLMTGPYAKYGAIVLGVLLVIYAVVTLVKFQFKTAPKDEKWVGGIVGAITGVVSAATGVQVIPSMPFMQSIGMEKNELVQALGLYFTVATVAQAFNLTSAGLLTAATAVPGIVAMVTAFAGMFLGQAVRDRMAPEQFRRWFLIAMLLLGIYLAVSATLAVMK
- a CDS encoding Hsp20 family protein; this translates as MRTYDLTPFYRSTVGFDRLFNLLDQTTAETASGYPPYNIERLGENDYRISVAVSGFAQNELTIVAKENTLTIKGEKAANENGNKAEVLYRGIAARAFERAFQLADFVQVKNASLENGLLHVDLVREIPEAAKPRSIPISTSAVGSPQVVDGSAEKVAA